The genomic stretch TTCCACAGAAAACCTGGTAAAATTCTGTAGGTCATGTTAGACATAACAAGGCCAGGACAAACAACACTGGAATACAgaccctgcagagaagaaaccCAATCAGTGTGTAAACACATAACAGTTAAAGAATGGAACACACTCCTTGCCTCCTAATACTTCTCACCAAGAAGCTGAAGGTGACTATAGAGACCAGTTAATAGTAGATACTCCCCAAAGTCCTTAGTGAGTGATTACATGTAGCAGTTTCTGAAAGGCTCAAATTGGAGAGGTTTATGTTAAATCTGTGCCCATTGCAAGACCACCAGACTGATGTGTTGGGAGGCTATGCCTTCACAACCTCACGCTGCAGCCTCCATGCAGCTCAACAGCAACAATAGCAGTCATCCCAGAAATTACAGCCCACAGATCAAAGGTTACCTCACCTTTAAGGGTTCAGCCTTCTAGGACTGAAACATTTCCTCATGAAGTATTTCAAGAGTACAATCACTATCACTGGACTAGGGCTGCAGCTTGGCAACAAAATCCAGCAATCCCCTATGACAGGGAAGGCAGGTTGCTCACACATGGTACTGTGACAAACTTGAACAGCAGCATGGAGCCATCAGGACAGACAGCAGAGCCTGCACGTCAAGTGCTTGCAGGCAAAGCTGCCAGAGCAGCCTTGTTCCAACAGGCAGGTACACCtgaaaagagcagcagctcttcgCTCTTAAAGACCAATTATTTGGTCTAAAAAGTCAGCTAGAACTTGCAAGGTAGCGACCGCTCCCAAAAttattctgctttcagaagttTCTGACAAAAGCCCCAGAAacaacataaggaagaagttctttgctgtgagggtggtgaggcagtggaacagactgcccaaagaagtggtaaatgcttcatctctggcagtgttcaacaccaggttggacagagcattgggcgacatggtctagtgtgagacacccctgcccatggcagggggttggaactacatgatcttagggtcttttccaaccctacctattctatgaatCTCCACTACACACCACAGCAGTTCAACTTTGGCCTCCATTTAGTTCTTAAATGTGCATTAAGGAATATATCAGTTTTCTGGGAATGAATGTAACCAGGTAACAACAATGTAATGATAATTATAAATAGTAGGAGCTCATTAGGTTTCTTCAGACATGCAAACCCCATCATCACCTGCTTATTAAATTTCCTGTTCAGAACCACACTTGTCAGGTCAGTAGCATATTTGGAGGAACTGTATGATTCCTGCCCCTTGGCATGCTGATAGTCAGAGAGGCTGAAGGCAGACTCCCTAGCATTGCTGGAAGAGGTCCAGATGAGTCGTGAGGGCTTTTCGTTACCGCAGAGTAGAGACTCAAGTTGACGAACCTGCAAAAGAATTGCTAACTTCCTTAACACAGTGATTTTCAAGTGTTACAGTATAGCTTTATAGCTCTTAAAAGCTGTGAGCTATCTGAGCTTTCTTGGACAGTCTTCCATATAGTAGCCAGAAGCAGCCACTGCTCAGGTACAGCTTCAGCCTAAGGAACATTGACAAGCAGCCACCATTCTGCTGCACAGCTCAGTTAAGCACTTCAGAATTTAACACAGCCAAGCCTTGGTATTCACCCTGGGCAGAGAGAACTACATATGGATTACCTCTATCCACTGGCTAACTACAGCAACCTCAAACTTATATTAACCCTAGAAATTACTATCACCATTAATTGCTATATAAACAAAGCCTGAGACCACTGCTCTGTCATTCGTTATCTGCCAGGCTGTAGCTTGCATCAGCAGCCGAACCTGTAAGATACAACTGTTTTATTACTACTGCCTGGACCCATCTCTACCAACATCAACCAGCAGGCCAAGGGCTTAATCTTCATATGCAGTCTCACCAGAATAAAGTGTCCAAAGAGGTTGGTGGCAAACACCTCCTGAAGTCCATCTCCATTCAGCCTGTCCGTCTGGGTCATTACACCTTCTGCAGTGGTCAGCATGTGAAGTAACTTCCTGGAAGCCAAGGACAAGAGATGAGCATTGCCAGGAAACATCTACTGCTCTCCCACTTCAGCTCTTCAGAAGTATCCCTCACCTCACAGGCTCCATGCAGACTCTATGGTTTCACGTTCAAGGATTCTATTGAGCCATGtaaaaaaatggcttggaaaagCTTATACCAGCCCCTTTATTTGTAAGTGTCTCAATACTGACTAGACCAGAGAAGACTTGCCCCTTCTTTCAATTCATCACAGCAAAgtaccattaaaaaaacccataaattcTTGCTCTCCCATTCCACAGTTAGGTAATACAGTCAAGCTCCACCGTGGAACTATGCCCTAGGGCCATGCTTAATTCAGGTAAGGAAAGCAATCTAACACCCATGTTCAACACCCCCAACAACTGCTTTGGACACAATGCAAGTCACTTTGCTCCCTAACTCAGCCTCCTCACTTTGCTTACAGAATAGCAATGCCTACACCAGCATCAAGTATTAGCTTCACAAAATACCACGATGTACAGCTGAGAACAACAAAACCCTGCAGTGGAACCAAAACACGAGAAAAGAGACCCAGTAAGAGCAACATACACCTCCCCAGCAACACACCAGCATTTCTCACTCAGTACTTAATGCCAGAAGCTGCAGGCTTTGGGTGAACTCTTGTCCCCCCCATGCACCAGGCCTCACACTAGGGATCAGAAACAGCACTGGGTGCATTAGAGTACCCTGGCACTTCACCCAGCTGCCAAACCTACACATCCCACAGCAATGTGCTCTGTGTCACACTGGGAAAGGGAGATAGGATCATCTTCAGCCCTGGACCCACAAGCATGCCTTGGCTATGATGCTGCCAGCACCACATACCACTCACAAGCCAGGACTAGATCCCCCAGCATCTCCTACCCGGCAAGGAGACCATGCCAGAGTGCCTTGAAGTTCACGTGTGGATTGGGCATTATCCCAGCATTGAGGTAGACGAAGTCCAGCCGCTGAAACCTGAGCAGGAAAGAGCAGAGGGGTGAGGGGCAGGGGCTTGACAGGGGGGTCCGCTGGGGCTGAGGACAGAGACCCAATACCTGCAGCGGAGCTCACGGGCAACACGCAGCACGGAAGCCAGGCTACCCAGGTCCACTTCCACTGTGGAAACCTGTGCGGCAGGGTGGGTTTCCAGGATGAGGTCTCGCGTGGCTTCGCTCTTCTGGGAGTTGCGGCAGGCGATACAGAGATGGATACGGCcatcctcctccagcagccgcCGGCACAACGCCAACCCCACGCCGCTGCAACAGAGTACGGTGTCAGATACAGCGCTGGCGGGCAGGGACGAGCCGAGGGCGGGCCGGGCCCGCCTGTCAAGCCAAGCCTGTTCCGGCCCGTCCCGCTCCACACTGTTCCGGCTCCTCCATCACCCGCTGCCCGCCGCTTACCTGCTGGCACCGGTCACCAGCACCACCCGCTCCATCACGTCCTCCCGTAACAGgtccccccgccgcccccccgcGCTTTAAACGCTGCCCGCCCGTGACGCCCCGCCTCGCCCCGCCTCGCCCCGCCTCGCCCCACGGCTCCCGCCAATCGGTACGCGGCAAGGGGGCGGGGCCAGCGCCCACGGTGGCGTGATGGTGGGAAGAGCGGAGGGGGGCGGGCCGCGATTGGACACGCCCCCATACAGCCCCTGACGTACCCGCACGCCCGTACCGTTCAGGCCACGCCTCCCAGTGCAGGCGACGCCCACCCCGCTGGGCTGCGGCCATTACTCATCGCGTCATAGGACCGGAGGATCACGGggtcatttaggctggaaaagacctttaagatcatcaagtccaacggTCACCACAGGGCTTcgaagcccaccactaaaccatatcactaaaggcctcatctacacggttttgAACACCAGGGACAGTggctccctgggcagcctcttccaatgcctgatcaccctctctgtgaagaaatctttcctaatatccaatctagaCTTCCtgtggggcagcttgaggccgttggCTCTTGTCCTGTCTCTTGTTATTTGGGAGGAGAGCCTGCCCCCCCCAGCACTCTATCCTCATTTCAGGTAGTCGTAGAGAGCAATAACATCCCCCAGGAGCCTTCTcgtctccagactaaacaacgcACattccctcagccgttcctcgcAGGACTTgcgctccaggcccttcaccagctctgttgcccttctctggacccgctccagcatCTCAATGTCTCTTGTGAGGGCTGCAGAACTGAACTCAGgtttcaaggtgcagcctcaccagcacCAAGTACAGGGGCATGATCACtgtcctggccctgctggctatgCTGTTGCTGATagaggccaggatgctgttggccttgtGTGCCTGGGCACAAGGTGGCCCTCCCTCCCATCCTTTGCCACAGAGGGACATTCCACAGAGGAACAGAAATGCCACCAGGTCACTGTTCCCTGGTGCTGCAGAGTCCTGAGTGCACTGACCGTGCCAGAGATctcagctgcagccctgctcctggtgGGGCTGGTGTCCCAGTTGGAGCAGGGGACAGACACAGCAGCCCCCAGCTGCTCCCCAGGCACCCTAACAGGCTATTTAGCCCCAGGGCCGTGCACACCAGGTACAGAACACCCAGGCACAGAGCCCCAGGGCTCAGGTCAGtgggagctgcagtgcccagagGGCACACGTACCCCTATCCAGCCTGTTGCTCCCAGCTGATGGCTTGCTGAGAGAGGCTGGGAGAGGCCATGATGCACCctgagcagggagagggcaTTGAGGGCAGAGGCAGATGGGTACCAATTTTGTGCCATGAACGAAGCCCGCCCTTGCTTCAGCCGCAGAGCACTATTCTGCCACATGGTACATACTCagcaaggaggagaggaagagggagaagacCTCCTCAGCCACAGCTAGCAGGATCATGCGTGAGGAGCCAATTAGCCCCTCCGCAGAGCACAGCCCGCTACTCCTATCCCTCCCCTCCCAGATCCACTGTCCCACCTCGTTCATGCTGATGGACATCCGATATGGATGCTGAGCCTCAGACTGCCCTCCCTGTTACCCAAAGAGATAGGCAACCGGTATGGGTCTCTTGAGCGTTCTTCCTCCATCTCTTACGCTGTTACCTGCATGCACTCCCACAGTCTCTCCCCACATAGTGCAGCCCACAAGCCTCCTGCCAGGCGGGTACTGGCCAGGCTCCCAGGGGTCCCCACAGAGGAGGAGAGCTGCCTTCTGAAGTGCCGCAAGGAAACCATGCAACCAGATTCACGTAGCAAGTGTTTCTTCAGCGGGTTTGCCCCTATATGTAGGTGCATCTACTGAATATATACATGCCTTAGCAATAATATACTGGAAACTGTGCCACGCATGAATTGATGGTGCTGAACTAATGCATACAAAAGTATGGAGGGGTCCATGTACCCTCTAAGTACAACGTTTCTCCTGTCTGGTCACAGGAGGGTCCAGTTCTGGGTCATGGCAGGTAACCTGCTGGGGCTCTTGCAGGGCACATGGCTCTGGCACCTGCCCAGTTTGTTCATGGAGCTGCCAGATTCAGTCATGGACTGGTGCCAGAGTGCTGCGGGATGCTCAGGGCAGCAAAGTCCAGCCCCAGcgcttcagctgagctgtgaCCTCTGGGCCCAGAGCCGTGGAGGGACGGGGTGCCCACTGCTCCATGCACCCGGGCTCTTGCAGGCTTCGGCATCAGCGAAAGCTCTGCTATGTGCATTCCTCTCCTGGTAGGTGAAGACGCAGGAGAGGAGGACCGGTAGATTTCCCCTTGGAGGTGAAAGGTGCTAACATCCTGCTgccagctgctgtgcagcaccTGCGGGGCAtccaaaatgcatttcatgGGCAGTTGAGCAGCTctggagtgctgtgtttttgatgaCCTGCTCATCAAACAGTTGGGAGTAGGTGAGAGGTCAGTAAGAGGATGTCGTCTTGGCTCGCCTTGTgctgggcaggcagcaaggagcTGGGGGTACTGTCAGGCTTCTCTCTGTGCAACCGGGGTCTggctggcagggatggagcttccTGCCCCTCCATGTGACATGTCAAAAGCCCAAAATGTCCAGAGAGTTTTCGGTTTTGCCCTATAATTGCACAGCCTGCTGTGAGCCAGTGGCAatccctgctcctcctgaaGCAGGTAGTGGCTGCTAGAcagtccctgctccagcaggcaCATACCCACATGCATTCCTTTTCCAGGCCCCACAGATTGGCTGGGAGCTTCCACACAGAGAAAGTCCATCTGACGTTCCTCCCCTCCAACCAGGGGAGAGAAGCCATTCTGTCCTGGTCACTGTCACCAAGAACGCGCTGTGTCAATAAATAACCCTCATCATAGCCCACGTTGCTCCCAGGCTCAGCTCAACAAGTGAGCGGGAAGCCCGCGTCGTCCCACGCTGTGTCCTTCCTTGCTGCCCTTGGGGTTTTCCTCTGAGGCTTCACTGTACAATGAGAACAAGACCAGCTGCCCGGGTTTTATTGCTAAGTCCAAGTGAAGTGGCTTCAGTTTGCATATGGGGCTCCTCTGGGGacggggagggatggggaccgGGCTGGTGGGAAGCAAAGGGTCATTCTTCAGTGGCTGACTCTTGGAGGAGGCGATGGATGTCTTGGAAGGAGGGACGGTCTTTAGTGTCCCgtctccagcagctcagcattAGCTTATAGACTGAGTCAGGGCAAAGTGCAGGCTGGGGAAGGTAGGTCTTCAAAACAAGAGGCAAAGATGACAAAGGGAGAGAGTTTACTGacatggaaagagaaaagcaaactgcTCCTGGGGAGCCCAATTTCCCCATGGAATCAGGGCGagagggctgtgctgctgtgtgttcAGGGGGAAGGGAACCCCCGGATGGCATAGTGGGTCCTGGGGACACCTGCTCATGTCTCCCAGCCTATAGGGGTCAGCAGGCTAGCAGTGCCTTGGGCTGTGTGAAATGCAGGGTTTGCCATGCGGGGCCCTGCCCAGAAGAGCTCTTGTCCCGTAATTCCCCCATAGCCAAGGTCAGTATCTGGTCACCTTGAAGTCTTTCACCAGGTCCCTGGTGTCCTAGATGCACTGCTACCTGCCTGTCCCATCCTGTCCCATTCCGTCCCAACCCATCCTGTCACATCCTGTCCTGTCTTGTcccgtcccatcccatcctgtcccatcccatcccatcctgtcccatcccatcccctcctgtccctacctgcctGCCCTGGTCCCGGAAGAACTCGCCGGTGTTCTCAATGACCTGCTCATCGGAGAACTGGGAGTAGGGCTGCTCCCGGCAGAGTGTGAAGGTCTCCCACAGCGTCACACCGAACGCCCACACATCACTGGCCGTTGTGAACTTGCCCTGccagagggagcagagcagggttAGGCATGGGCATTATCCCATCCTGCTCCATAGGCCAGACAGGCACAGGTTTTGAAACCTCTTTCTGCATGCTTCAGCTTCCAGATCTGTGCCCAGAGTGGTCCAGCTTGGTCCCACAGACCTGCTCTCTGCCTGGAGCCAGAGCCTGGAGAGATCTGGGTCTGGCTTGCAGCAACTGCTCTAAGAGCTGAGGCTTGGTAAGGACCCAGTTCCCTTCAAAGATGAAAAGTAACCCGGCTCCCTCTTCCAGGTCTGACCATGGCTGGTAGAAAATGTCAAGCATCCTGTTCAAAAGCTGGGCACCAGGACACCCAAGATCAGTGTAGTCCCCCCATCCTGCCTCGAAAAAGCTGCTACCACTCCTGCTTTCTGCATGCTTCACCCCAAAGCTGGGCTTCAGGAAGGAGAGAATTCCCCGTCCATTCTGCACCTGCTGGCCTGAGGAAGAAGCTGAGATTAGCCACAGTGTCCATCAGAGGAGCTGAGTCCCCACGTACCAGCAGGATGCTCTCCCAGGACATCCACCGGATAGGGAGCACTGCCCGCCCCTGGATGCGGTAGTAGTCCCCACTGTAGAGATTCCTGCTCATGCCGAAGTCAGCTATCTTGATGGTGTACCGCTTCCCCACCAGGCAGTTGCGAGTGGCCAAGTCTCGGTGCACGAAGTTCAGGGAGGAGAGGTACTTCATGCCTGAGGCGATCTGGGTGGCCATGAACCGCAGGTCACTGTAGGTGGCAGCAGGGGACAAGGGAGGACTGAGGTGGTAGGCAGGATGGCAAGTGGGGTGCCCCACGGGGTGCCTGGAGCAGCCAGCTCTGTCCCCGAAAAGCCTGTCCCAGGCGGCACTACCTGACAGTTGGCACTTGGCTGGCAGGGGGGCTGCCTGCTTGCTGTCGGGACAGGAACTGGTTGAGGTCTCCATTCTCCATGTACTCGGTGATCATGCAGAGCGGGTCGTCCGTGATGCACACTGCCAGCAGCCGGATGATGTTGGGGTCCTTCAGCCGTGACATGATCTtgatttccttcagaaaatcaTTCCTTTCCGGAACAGAAACCACACGGATCGGATAGACAGACCCAGAGAGGCACGGAGGTGTGCATGGACCAGCCGAGCACGCTACCCACCCGCCCAAGCCTCGTGGGGAACCCTGCGGGTCCCCTCCCCTGGGACTGGGGCCATAAGGGGGAGCCCTGGACTGATCCACACATGGCTGTGCGATGGGTAGATTGGGCACTGGGGAGCTGGTTAGGACCAGCAAGGACCAAGAGTCCTGAACTGTAGCAGCAAAGCATCCCCAGAGAGCTCAGATATGTAGCCCTCACAGTTGCACTGACCTCCTGCCCACTGAAGGCAGGGGATGCTTTCCAGGTGTCCTGGCTTTCCTGGAGGGCTCTAAGTGGGGGGGAATACTGGGGTGTGTGCACCCCCCAGCCTCATACCTGGCGTTCTTGTTGGCATCTGCTCGCAGCATCTTCACAGCCACTAGCACAGGGCAGTTGGAGCTCACATCCAAGCCCTCCAGGGCAAAGTCCTTGCCTGTGAATTTGTCCATCCCCTCCACTTCACAGAGGTGC from Lathamus discolor isolate bLatDis1 chromosome 3, bLatDis1.hap1, whole genome shotgun sequence encodes the following:
- the HSD17B7 gene encoding 3-keto-steroid reductase/17-beta-hydroxysteroid dehydrogenase 7 isoform X2 — encoded protein: MERVVLVTGASSGVGLALCRRLLEEDGRIHLCIACRNSQKSEATRDLILETHPAAQVSTVEVDLGSLASVLRVARELRCRFQRLDFVYLNAGIMPNPHVNFKALWHGLLAGKLLHMLTTAEGVMTQTDRLNGDGLQEVFATNLFGHFILVRQLESLLCGNEKPSRLIWTSSSNARESAFSLSDYQHAKGQESYSSSKYATDLTSVVLNRKFNKQGLYSSVVCPGLVMSNMTYRILPGFLWKLLMPIMWLIRFFAKTYTLTPYNGAEAHVWLFKQKPEHLDALVKYHSCTSGLGKSYVEPRKCCSYCLPV
- the HSD17B7 gene encoding 3-keto-steroid reductase/17-beta-hydroxysteroid dehydrogenase 7 isoform X1 encodes the protein MERVVLVTGASSGVGLALCRRLLEEDGRIHLCIACRNSQKSEATRDLILETHPAAQVSTVEVDLGSLASVLRVARELRCRFQRLDFVYLNAGIMPNPHVNFKALWHGLLAGKLLHMLTTAEGVMTQTDRLNGDGLQEVFATNLFGHFILVRQLESLLCGNEKPSRLIWTSSSNARESAFSLSDYQHAKGQESYSSSKYATDLTSVVLNRKFNKQGLYSSVVCPGLVMSNMTYRILPGFLWKLLMPIMWLIRFFAKTYTLTPYNGAEAHVWLFKQKPEHLDALVKYHSCTSGLGKSYVEPRKFDVDEETAEKLYGKLLELEKQTLEKYSDLLD